One genomic region from Euzebya tangerina encodes:
- the infA gene encoding translation initiation factor IF-1, translating to MDEETRAKREARSGNTKEEALELEGVIEEALPNTMFRVKLDNGHDVLGHISGKMRKHYIRILPGDRVTVEVSPYDLTRGRITYRYK from the coding sequence ATCGATGAGGAGACTCGCGCCAAGCGTGAGGCTCGCTCCGGCAACACCAAGGAAGAGGCGCTGGAGCTCGAAGGTGTCATCGAAGAGGCACTTCCCAACACCATGTTCCGCGTGAAGCTCGACAACGGGCACGACGTGCTCGGACACATCTCGGGCAAGATGCGCAAGCACTACATCCGAATCCTCCCCGGCGACCGTGTGACCGTCGAGGTCTCGCCCTACGACCTCACCAGGGGCCGCATCACCTACCGCTACAAGTAG